The sequence AAATTCACAAATATTTTATCTACCCCCAAAACTAACTGTTAAGGTTAAGTTTTCTGAATGGACTTCTGATTACACTTTACGACATCCTGTTGTATTAGGATTTGTAGTTTAACCTGATTTTTCTTCAATTACATCAACACTTTTTTCTAAAGCATCCATCAAACTGACTACACGTTCATCAGTTTCTATTTTGGGTTCTGCAATTTCCCTATTATGAATTTTTGCTTCAATTAGATCAAGTAAAGATTTACGATATTCATCCTGAAATTTATCTGGATTAAAGCTATCTGTTAAGCCGTCTACTAATTTTCCTGCCATTTCTAATTCTTTGTCTGAAACTTCACCTGCCTCGTCAACAAATTCATCACTTCCTAGTTCTTCTACTGGGTTTCTGACCTCATCAGGATAATACATTGTTTCCATAGTTAAAGTAGAGTTATGTACTCTTATACATGAAAGCATCGACTTTGATCTTATTACCACCTGACATACAGCAACTTTGCCTTTTTCCTCTAATACTTGCTTTAATAATTGATAACCTTTTTCGCCTGTTTCATTTGGAGCTAGATAATATGTTTTATCATAATATACTGGATCAATTTCTTTAAGATCAATAAACTCTACTATATCAATAGATCTTGACTGTTTATCTGGTAAATTTTCAAAGTCTTCATCTTCTAAAACCACATATCTACCTGGCTCATATTCATACCCTCTTACAATTTCTTCTTTTGATACTTCCTTTGCACAACTAGAGCACACCTTCTTATATTCAATTGGAGCCTTACAATCATCATGTAAATATCTGAACTTTATATTCTTTTTTTCAGTTGCTGCATACATTTTAACGGGTACATTTACAAGTCCAAAACTAATAGCACCTTTCCACAGTGGTCTCATAATTTCACCTCTATTAATTTCTTTTATTTTAGCTTTTTCCTAAAATAAATAAAAAAATACAAAAAAGCTGCCTTTAAAAGGCAGCTTAAAGTATATTAGAGGTTTTCTTCAATTTTTTTAATTAAATCTTCTTTAGGTAGATATCCAACAACTTGATCTTGTACTTCACCATCTTTTATTAATAAAATAGTTGGAATACTCATCACACTGTACTCACCTGCTGTATCAGTATTTTCATCTACGTTTACCTTACAAACTTTAACTTTCCCATCCATTTCTTCTGCAACATCTTCTATTACTGGAGCTACCATTTTACAAGGTCCACACCACGGAGCCCAAAAATCAACTAATACAGGACCACCTGATTGAATAACTTCTTTTTTAAAATTATCATCTGTTAATTCTAATACCTTAGACATTAAGATTCCTCCTTTAATTTAATATAACTTCATACGTTCAACTGAGTTTTTATACGACTTAACACATTTGCAACATACCCTTGCGGGGTATATAAATTGTAACTCTAAAAGTATTCTTTGTCAAACTATAGATAAATTAAGCCTTTAAGAAGATAGCGCCCGCTACCAGAAGTTAAATTCTCAACATAATTTATTAAATAATCCTGGCCTTCAGGTACTGCAATTACAAGGCGTACATTCTCTTTATATTCGATGTCTCTAAGAAACCAATCATCTCTTTCATCAATTTCATTTTGTAGTTTACCAAGCTGAGGGTACTCTATTTCTATTTCATATTCTTGATATAAAGTTCTTTTAACTATTTTTGCTTTTTCTATACCTTCTTTTGCACTGTGGCTATATGCTCTAACTAAGCCACCTGCACCTAATTTTATACCCCCAAAGTATCTAGTAACAACAACAGCAACATTTCTAATTCCTTGATTTTCTATTACATCTAGCACTGGTTTCCCAGCTGTACCACTTGGTTCTCCATCATCACTTTGTCTTTTAAAGTCTGACTTAAGACCGACTCGAAAGGCAAAAACATTATGTGTAGCATCACTATGTCTTTCTTTTATTTGGTTAATAAAGTCAAAAGCTTCAGTTTCTGTGCTTACCGGAGCAACATAGGAAATAAACCGGGATTTTTTTATAAAAATTTCTTTATCAGTTTGCTTTTGAACGGTTACATATTCTTTAACCATGAAACTCCCCACCTCATTTCAAATCTACTTTTACTATAGATAGTACTTCCATAAAAATATTATTTATCCTTTAATATATTGGCGTTTTCTATACCATCAAAATATATTATACTTAACTTGGAGGTGTTATAATGAAATCTTTAATTTTAATTGGAAGTCCAAGAAAACACGGTAATTCTGGAATTGTTGCTAATGAATTACAAGAAAAATTATCTGCTCATAAAAACAATATAGATTGTGAAAAAATTTGGGTTGCTGATCTAGACATTAGGCCTTGTACCGCTTGTGGGTATTGTGATAAGGTAGGTAAATGCATAATTAAAGATGAAATGCAACCTCTTTATACTAAGGTTGAAGAGGCCGATATTATTACTTTTATTTCACCCATCTATTTTGGTAGTATTACTGCTCAACTAAAAACCTTTATCGATCGTTTTCAACCTTTTTATGCATCTAAATTTCTTTTAAATAACCCTAAAATCAAGAAGGGTTCTAATAAAAATGTTTCATTAATTACAATCTCTGGAATGGATAGAGACTATTTCTTTAGAAATGCTCAAGAAATTATAAATATATTTTGTATGAATCTTAATGTTGATTTAGGTCCAACACTTCATTTAAAAAATATTGATTACGCTTCAGAGATTACTGAAAAACCAGATCAATTAAATAAAGTTTCGGAGTTGGCACAACTTTTAATTCAATAGATTCGTCTTTAAATAGTGCCGTTCCATCAAGAAAGGATGACATATATTGGATCTGTCAAAAGAACGTCTGGCAGAGTTAGCCACAAAAGCCATACATGATGAACAGGCCTTTGAAGAATTATATAATTACTTTTTCCCTAAAGTTTATTATTATATTCTACAACGTGTAAATAATAAGGCAATAGCCGAGGATTTAGTATCAAATATTTTTCTTAAAGCTTTAAGAAACCTTACATCTTTAAAAAATTCTAGAGACTTTCAGGGGTGGCTATTTTCTATAGCAAGAAATGCTCTGATCGATCATTACAGAAAAGCTGGCCGTAAAAAGGAAGAAGCTTCTGAGGCTGTCTCTGACGATAAAACAATCCTTTATGAAACACCCGAGGATCAACTCTTAATAAAGGAACATAATAATCAAATTTATCAAGCATTAGATACTTTATCCCCTGAGCAAAGTGAAGTTGTGATATTAAGGTTTATGCATGAATTAAAACTAAAAGAGATAGCAAAGGTAATTGATAAAAGTGAAGGGGCAGTTAAAGGTCTCTTATATCGGGCATTAAAGAAACTATCTATACATTTTCAAGATAGGGAGGTGCAAAAATGAGCTCCAAATATGAAAAATATCATAACAAACAACAAGATACAGAAGAAATAGATAAACTTGAAAGAGAAATTAAAGAAGATTTAAAGCTAGGAGATGAGGAAGTAGATATAGCAAGACAGCTATTTAAAATCTCTCCACCCTCTCCTGACCCTAAGTTTCAACAAGAATTAAAAATTAAGTTACTCCAAGAACATCGCTCTCTAAATAATAAGTCTAAAAAGAAACTCTTCAACTTGCCGTTAGGGGGGGGGTATTCTAGGGCCATAGGAGGTCTAGCAGCTGCTTTCTTAGCTGGTATCCTTATTTATAGTTTTTCTTTTGGATCTACAACTGAAGAAACACCTCAATCTTTTGAAATATCTAAGGTTGAAGAAGAAACTGAAAATAATGCTAGAAATGAGGAGCAACCAACGTATTCGTCGGACGAATTAGACACTAAAACACAAGATAAAACTCTACCTGAAATAAAAGATGATTTTAATGAAGAAGAATCACAAGATGTTGAAACTGAAAATTCAGGTGAAGAACAAAAGAGCTATTCTGATATCTCACAAGCATCTTCTGATGAACCAAATATACTAAAAAGGTCTGAAAAAGATAATGATGACAAATTATCAAATTTTATCTCAAACCTAGATAATAGATTACCAATTTACGATATAGATATAAACTATGTAAACGAAAACGAGTTAGAGAATACACTTAAAAATATAAAAGAATCCGAGGATTTAAATAAACACAAAGCTTTTGATTATGTTAATAATCTAGTACAGTACTATGAAAAAAACCATACTAGCCTTAACCCTATTTATATAGGTTCAGAAACAAATGGCGAAACCAAGCTATTTCATTTTAAAATTAATTCAACATTAAAAAAAAATGAATACTCCCCTATAATCATTTATGATCAACAAGACTTTATTAAAATAACATCTAAAGGTGAAATTACTAAAGCTCACCTGAATATATTAGAAGATATTTCATTTGTAGAAAAAAAAGATATCAAAACAGAAAAAGAACTTCTAGAAAAAACAAAATACTCTAATTATCAACCGAATTTAGGATATAAGCAGTCAGAAGATGTTTTTTTGGTCCCTGTGTTATTCAATTTCGAAAATGATTTAATTAATATCGAAAGTATGATATCTTTACTCCCTTAATAACAAAACCCTGCTATATTAGTAACAGGGTTTTGTTATTAATTAGTTGCTTTTAGAAAATCTTCTACCTCTTTAACACATACAAGGATATTGCCTCAATATTTTTATAAGTACACCCATAAATACATGCTCCACATTCAACACATCTGGTATATTCGATAGTATTATTTGATCCTTCCAAGGTTCATATTTTTAAACATGAGTAAGGGTATGTATGGTGTTTTTTTATAAATATTAACTTAACAATTGTCTGGCTAAGTGATACGCCAGATTATTATCAAAAAGTGCACAGCTAATGTTAATTTTATATTAGCTGTGCACTTTTCTTTACTTAATCCCTTTATTTAGCTTTTAAATCCTTTTAGGTGGCTGACTCTGTTTATACATTCTTGGAACTTTCCATGATTAAATCCAGAAGTTTTTCCTTCACCAGTTTCCTCAGGTACTTCTTCTAATACTCCTAAGTACCCAGTAACTCTTCTTACTCTTTGT comes from Natranaerobius trueperi and encodes:
- a CDS encoding flavodoxin family protein; amino-acid sequence: MKSLILIGSPRKHGNSGIVANELQEKLSAHKNNIDCEKIWVADLDIRPCTACGYCDKVGKCIIKDEMQPLYTKVEEADIITFISPIYFGSITAQLKTFIDRFQPFYASKFLLNNPKIKKGSNKNVSLITISGMDRDYFFRNAQEIINIFCMNLNVDLGPTLHLKNIDYASEITEKPDQLNKVSELAQLLIQ
- a CDS encoding Ku protein yields the protein MRPLWKGAISFGLVNVPVKMYAATEKKNIKFRYLHDDCKAPIEYKKVCSSCAKEVSKEEIVRGYEYEPGRYVVLEDEDFENLPDKQSRSIDIVEFIDLKEIDPVYYDKTYYLAPNETGEKGYQLLKQVLEEKGKVAVCQVVIRSKSMLSCIRVHNSTLTMETMYYPDEVRNPVEELGSDEFVDEAGEVSDKELEMAGKLVDGLTDSFNPDKFQDEYRKSLLDLIEAKIHNREIAEPKIETDERVVSLMDALEKSVDVIEEKSG
- a CDS encoding YigZ family protein; translated protein: MVKEYVTVQKQTDKEIFIKKSRFISYVAPVSTETEAFDFINQIKERHSDATHNVFAFRVGLKSDFKRQSDDGEPSGTAGKPVLDVIENQGIRNVAVVVTRYFGGIKLGAGGLVRAYSHSAKEGIEKAKIVKRTLYQEYEIEIEYPQLGKLQNEIDERDDWFLRDIEYKENVRLVIAVPEGQDYLINYVENLTSGSGRYLLKGLIYL
- the trxA gene encoding thioredoxin; this translates as MSKVLELTDDNFKKEVIQSGGPVLVDFWAPWCGPCKMVAPVIEDVAEEMDGKVKVCKVNVDENTDTAGEYSVMSIPTILLIKDGEVQDQVVGYLPKEDLIKKIEENL
- a CDS encoding RNA polymerase sigma factor, with the translated sequence MDLSKERLAELATKAIHDEQAFEELYNYFFPKVYYYILQRVNNKAIAEDLVSNIFLKALRNLTSLKNSRDFQGWLFSIARNALIDHYRKAGRKKEEASEAVSDDKTILYETPEDQLLIKEHNNQIYQALDTLSPEQSEVVILRFMHELKLKEIAKVIDKSEGAVKGLLYRALKKLSIHFQDREVQK